The Pectobacterium parmentieri genome segment GATTTGAATTATGGATATCTCATCTATTGCAATGAGTGAATATCGATAATTTTTACCTTTTACTCGTCAATCTAATTAATCATCAGTCTTGATAATTAGGTTGTGTGGTATTATGGTGAAAAAGAAACACTGTTTCATTTGCACGGATCACACATTTAGTTACTCTTTGAAATTTTTTGTAATGTTTTTGGTCTGGTTATTGTACGGGAATGGAATAAGTGTAATAGCGAGCGCTGTTGTCAGATTGAGGAGGATATCTCTTGAGTGTTAATGACGATAATGATATGTAATTGAACGATAGTTAACCAATCATCTACATTATTTCCGCGATTCATCTCTTCGCCATCACCGTCATACGTCATTTTTGCCAAATCGGCAGGAAGCGTTTTCCACACGGTCACTCACGTGTTGGAACCGAGCAATATTTCCACACCTTACTGCTTGGCAATAGATCAGATCTCGAAACCTGGAGCGACTTCTTTCACCGGTTTTTTACACTCTTCAGGTTTTGGCTGATTCGCTGGTAGGTTTTTACAGTCTGGAGTAAAAGGATTCAGCGCATCGCGATTCAGATAGAGCACAAACAGGATCAGAATGAGGAGAGGGATCAGTATGCGTTTTCTTTTCATGGTTATTTTTCGTGGTTGCGTTGCAAAAAATGTGTGTATGTTACAAAACAGGAAAAATTCTAACGCGTTGCGTGGCTTTTGTCTTTAGCCGGCTCGGTTTCCACTCTATTGTAGTGATTCGACATAGCGAGAGTGGCGAGGTGAGGATGAAAAATATTCGATTTGCAGCGATTGGGTTAGCACACAACCACATTTACGACATGTGTCGTCAACTGGTTGATGCCGGTGCGGAACTGGTTGGCGTGTTCGATCCCGATCCCAATAACCGGGAAAAATTCATCTCGCTTTTCCCCTTCGTTCCTTTTGCGTCCTCGGCGGAACAGTTGATTAGTGATGCGTCGATCGATCTCATCGCCTGCGCGGTAATTCCCAGTGACAGGGCAGAACTGGCATTGCGCACGCTGGATGCGGGCAAGGATTTTTTCACGGCCAAGCCGCCGCTGACCTCGTTGGTACAGTTGGATGCCGTCCAACGTCGGGTGGCGGAAACGGGTCGTAAGTTTGCCGTGTACTTTAATGAACGCATCAATGTGGATAGTGCGTTATTTGCCGGTGAACTGGTACAACGGGGTGAGATTGGGCGAGTGATTCAGACAATTGGCGTCGGTCCACATCGTGAACGCGGCGCGCGGCCTGACTGGTTTTATCAAAAGCGCCAGTATGGCGGGATCCTCTGTGATATCGGTATCCATCAAATCGAACAGTTTCTCTATTTTACCGGCAACACCGATGCGCGTGTGGTGACCAGCCAGACGGCGAATTATCACCATCCGCATCATCCCGAATTTGAAGATTTTGGCGATGCGATGCTGCTTGGCGAGAATGGGGCAACGGGCTATTTCCGCTGTGACTGGTTTACGCCGGATGGCTTGAGTGTCTGGGGCGATGGTCGCTTGACGATACTGGGCACGGAAGGCTATATCGAAATCAGGAAATATGTCGATCTCACGCGCGGCGAAAACAACGTCGTTTATCTGGTGAATGGTGAGGGGGAACAGCGATTTACCCCCGCAGGCAGCGTCGAACGCCCCTTTTTCCCGGATTTTTTGCGGGACTGCCGTGAACGCACCGAAAACGCGATGTCGCAGTCGCATATCTTCAAGGCAACAGAGCTGTCGATTCTGGCGCAGCAGGCTGCGAAGAAGATTGCCTGACGATTGCACGACCACTATCCGTCAATCCGGCAGACTGGGGATTATCTGAACCGGGGCCGCTAAATTTTGTGATGCCCAGATCCTGTGTCTGAAGGTGGCTGGGCTACAGCCCATGACAATTTTAAATTTCATACAAAAATACGCGCTGTCCGTAAAACCCGCATTTTCAGCAATATCGACAATTTTTAACTCTGTCGAGGAAAGCAACCGGATAGCATGCTTTATTTTTTTTAATAACATATATTGTTTAAACGTCATGCCAAAGTAACTTTTAAATAGCCGAGAAAAATAGGATTTAGACCAGTTGCAGGCAGCGGAAGCCTCCGCCGTTGTGATCTCAGACACTGTGTTGTTTTCCAAGCTGTACAGATATTTTATCAGGCTTGATGCACTAGACGTAACATCGTGGTTACTTTCATTTTCTTCCTGACTTTCAAAAGAAAACACCAGTTCAATAAATGACGCTAATAATTTCGTTATCAATAGTGATGACCTGTTATGGGTAAACAATTCATTGCACCAGGATAGTAGTGTATCAATACGTGCTGCATTTCTTTCGTCAACATGGAAGACAAGGGGTTTTGATTTTTTTAGTGAGGGAATTGAGGCGTTGGTTTCATTGATGAAATCGTTTTCAAATTGGAACAAATAACGCAAATGATTGGGTTGAG includes the following:
- a CDS encoding Gfo/Idh/MocA family protein → MKNIRFAAIGLAHNHIYDMCRQLVDAGAELVGVFDPDPNNREKFISLFPFVPFASSAEQLISDASIDLIACAVIPSDRAELALRTLDAGKDFFTAKPPLTSLVQLDAVQRRVAETGRKFAVYFNERINVDSALFAGELVQRGEIGRVIQTIGVGPHRERGARPDWFYQKRQYGGILCDIGIHQIEQFLYFTGNTDARVVTSQTANYHHPHHPEFEDFGDAMLLGENGATGYFRCDWFTPDGLSVWGDGRLTILGTEGYIEIRKYVDLTRGENNVVYLVNGEGEQRFTPAGSVERPFFPDFLRDCRERTENAMSQSHIFKATELSILAQQAAKKIA
- a CDS encoding AraC family transcriptional regulator — its product is MSDEHPIYEIIPVLTGELYTLVEDDVLQFNGCDVIPHYHFMNEIMWFRRSDGLFSINDNQYKIKDNTLIFVPALVIHDMFLSPQPNHLRYLFQFENDFINETNASIPSLKKSKPLVFHVDERNAARIDTLLSWCNELFTHNRSSLLITKLLASFIELVFSFESQEENESNHDVTSSASSLIKYLYSLENNTVSEITTAEASAACNWSKSYFSRLFKSYFGMTFKQYMLLKKIKHAIRLLSSTELKIVDIAENAGFTDSAYFCMKFKIVMGCSPATFRHRIWASQNLAAPVQIIPSLPD